In Aedes albopictus strain Foshan chromosome 3, AalbF5, whole genome shotgun sequence, the genomic window gtatgtttaatcgttatggtgtattctacaataagtgcgcgaattggccaaggaatactgcgccgaaaacaccgaaatgatttttcttacaggcggagatgtatgggcgcttgcgcgtacaaattttcgcgcaacgcataatattatttaaaaacattttaaaaattacACCCACAGAAGTTAAAATACATATACGATAATTAGGCAAACTTACAGTATATGACAATTTCAGGGTATCGCAGGGAATTTGTGCTCTGGAAATCCGCAAGCCATTGCTCAGGGAAGACTACGGCGTGTGGCGGATCTATTTGCCACTTACCCTGACCGACCTCACCGGATGTGTGTTCAACTTGAAAGACAAACAAAATCAACAGGAAGATGAAGATGATGACGCATTGTTGGTACCACCACCCTCGAAGTTGGTGGACGTATTTCACGATCCACTCTCGTCGGCTACGACTACGACCGAACTGAGTTGCGAAGCCCCGTACGCGATCGAATACTGTTACCTGACGGGACCCCTGGGCGGAAACTACGTGCCCGAGCGGTTCGATCGGCTTAAGACCTTGGGTATGTGCAACTTCAGGGTGTCCAACATTACCAGCGGAATCTGGGCCTGTGGTTTCAACGACGAGAGTGGCGGCGAGGATCGGCTGAACTATTTCAACGTGAACGTCTACAAACAGCCAGGCAAGGCCGTGACGCCGGAGATCAAAGCCAGCAAAGGGGACGGGAACAAAAGAATGCTGTGTAGGACAATTTTGGATCTGACGATTGAGATATGCCGGTTTATAAGCCCGAATGGGGAGGTACACGCCCTGTCGGAGAACTTCGTTCCGAGTGAAGAGTCGAGGTTCCGGTACCATGGCGCGGGGCTACGGGAAGGAGAATGCGGCGTGGAAATCGCTGAGGTGGAAAGAGCGGATTTCGGTCGGTGGAAATGTGCAATAAAAGTGCAGGGCAAGGACTACGCCATTGAGATGGATTTGATCGAAGAAGGTGAGGTGAGTAGTTCTCGCTAGTGCTTGGCCGCCATTTCGATACTGTCGTGTTGGATTATCTTTTCCTTAATCATGTCAATACAATAGGCGAAGCTTTAAAAACCACGTGTTTATGGCCaagatccaatatggcggccgaATCTATGATAGTTTCTAACCTGTTTTGAAAACATAGATTTTAACAAACtaacaaaattgatttttttagtcTATTCTAACAAAATGAAGTTTGATTGTAAGTTCCAACACAATATGCAAATGGCGACCTGACTTCAGCGAGATTTGCTCAAACGAGGCTGCTGTCAGCTCATGCCGATATGATCTAACATGACTACCGGTTTCGTTTCAGTTATAAGCACCACAATGATTGTCGTTATTTCAATCGTTGCAACGGTCGTGGCCTGCGCAGTGGGAGGTTTCTTCGCCTACAAGAAACTGAACGCCCGGCAACGCGTGCAATACCAGGTCAGACTTGGCAGCTCGACCGGTGGCCTGTCTACCGCATCGAATGGAGCCTAGAAGAGGTTTGTGCTTTTTTTCTTGGTGTTAGCTGTTTTGAGGCTTGATATGTTTGTTCACATTGATTTTGCGAGGAATTGTTTGTTCATTGAAGAGTTTATTTTACTGTCAGGTTTTATCTTTTCGTGTTCAAATaaataaattggaaaaaaaaactatgagagTCATTCCATGCCGAATCGACAAATTCCTAATTTCTATTGTTGAATGTTGAACAATGAATGTTTAATGCGCGAGTAATTTTAAGTTCATTATCGAATGAGGTTTTCGCCCTCTTCTCCGAGGAAACGATTTTAAATAATAAACAGGATTGAGAGAAAGACCTTTCGCCCTCTCTTTCACCTCGCTCTTTCTTGTGTTCGTTTAggagagtaagaaaaaagaaaaaagctggctacgcccgtGAAAGATGCACGTATCAGCCCAATTAGTTTCGTCGGTAAACTCTGTAAGTAGCTGCATGAAGTCGAAAAAGGGTATAACAGCGTTGAAGTGATGTTTAAAATATCATTAGCTATACAATTTGTCGAATCGACATGAAATTACTCCTAACCTATTAGTACAACTAATTGCGCAATCGTCATATGGTATTGTAGTCCGTTCGACTACTAAGGAACACCAGCGTTCGGGCGAATTTGCCTTTGTGCCGGAAGCAGAGCATTTTGACGCACACCAAAAACGCCACCAGGCAAAAAGCGTACACTCCGTTCCGGAACAGTGTCTTCCGGGCAAACCAAGCCCGATAGTCGTCGTAGTATTGAAATCTATTGCGATAGTTGTTCTCCAGCTCGAACTGGCTTCGCACCGGAAAGAGCGAGAGGTAGAAATCTTCCAACAGAGCCGAAATCAGTTGATTCTCCTCGGGATTGTCCTCGGAGAGGTTATCATTGATACAGTTGaacttcttgggattcttccgTAGCTCATCCAAAGCATCGACGACCTGCGTGATGTTTGAAGTCAACATCTTGAAGTTGCTGTAGATTCCCGTCTTCTGATTGACGTGGTATTTGTACAGTGGAGTCTGGGCGAAATTCATCTTCATCATGTCTGTCAGCTCGTGGCATGCAAGCACGAGACTTTTCGTGACCGTTGGCTGAAAAACAGATAACGTAATGAAAACACGTGATTTAAGTACTCATTTAATTGAACATCGTACTTACAATGGTGGAATCTTCGTATCGTTCGTAAACCAGAGTTGGATAAACTATCCGCTGTTCTTCCTGATGTTCCAATGGCACGAAATTATTCTGCTGTAGGGAACAATTTGTTACAACTTCTTCAAAATACCTCACAGCAGACCAATCCAGTGGAAGGTTGTAAATCTTCGTCAGCAACGTTCGAATTTCCCGATCAGACCATGTTCTAAAAACAAAATCCCCatcaataattatttcaaaacCTTATCCAGTTCTTCTTACTCACCCGGATCCATCCGTGTCGAAATCATCGAATATCTCCGAAACGCTCTTGTTCCGACTTTCGCTCATCAGAAAATGGTAGTACGTAAACGCGTACTGCAGATCGTTCCTCTCCCGGAACCTATGGCTCTTGGTAACGGAAAAATCCTTCCTAAAACGGACCAGCATTGCCTCTACGATGTTCACGTTCAGCAGAAATCCAACGTGCGCCAAGACCTTCCTATTCTTAAATCCATAAATCTGGTTGAAAATCTTGTTCGTATGAATCAGTGAATGGGCAAAAATGTCCTGCGAGTTGGACATCCTCTCTTCACTTCTGGCGTCTCCCACTACTCGTTCGGGGTCTCCTTGGGCGGAATTCTTCTTCGAGTTTGATTTATTGCTTTTCAGCTTTTCCTTGTTGAACTTTTCGACCAGTTGTTTGGTGGAAGAACCGTTGTTGGATCGTTTGAACATTTCGTAGATATCCCTGATGTTGTCGGATTTTTTCCCATTTTTGGGAAAAGTTTTCGGCACATCGATGAACGTATCTTCACCTAAGGATATTTGTTTGATCAGTTGAACAGGTTTAGTTAAAATGTAtttgaatttattgaaattttgttcattggCAGAGATATGCCTGATCGCAGGCCTGATCTTTAAGGGTCAAAAGAACTTAGAGCATCTTTAGCTGTGAACCTGCCGAGGAATCTTCCAATGAATTTTAATTCTAAGAAATCCACAAGAACCACACCAAATATTTCAGCAGAAGCGAAGTATTTTATGAATTTGCTACATATTACGTCAAAAATAATAAGTTGTTGAacatttcttttgatatttctctAAGAAAATGGTAAACAAAGTTTTATATCAGAGTAACAATATTCTAACAATTTTTAGATATTTAaactatgttttcttgaaagagtAAAAAGTCAATATGTTGTTGCTGTTCAGCTGTTAGCGCAATAAGCCCATGAGCCTTTGCtcacagcattatttattgacaaTTCACAAAAGGGCATTATCTCTATTCATAATAGatacaatatcaatatcatctgaTTCTGCATTTGCAGTTATCGTTTTAAGGGTGGTATACACAACACAAAGCAGACTACCTAAAATTCTTCACAAGTTGCTGATGAAACAAGTTGTCAAGAATTGCACAAAAACCCCTACAATCAGGGAACAACATTTCCAAGATGTTCACCGATGCAAACAGTAAATTCACTAAAAATATTATCAGAACTTCATCTAAAAATCTCTGAGATTCATGAATTTTGCAATTTACTTCTTacagttgcactaacgtaagaactACACGAGACACATAACACGCGGCACGAGACAAGACATAatacttatcgttcttacaatggtcaagaaaagattaaaaattaCCCTTACGTCGACCGGTTgcgggcgtgatctagcccatctattggacaatgtccgactgactgcgttgttTTCGTACGATATTCGTACACGTCCAAAATGAAGTGAGAGTTATACCATAGactccaatcagttgtgcagaaaggtctcaatacactttgggtttgttcaaaaacccggggTAAAAGATGGGGtctaaaaccaagtatgatcatgtggatatataaaaccattgtccgtcccaggactacttacgcttcccttgtctggtggcctaacACTGCTGTCGTCCCTAGATTAATCCTTTACCTTTGCATTTCTCGTTGTTCAAATGAGCTCCACAAACAccaccttttttttatttttctttaactGTAAACAAAATTCATTTTCAGGTTGAATTCATTCTGGTATTTTCCATAGGAAATTTATGTGTGGACAGTNNNNNNNNNNNNNNNNNNNNNNNNNNNNNNNNNNNNNNNNNNNNNNNNNNNNNNNNNNNNNNNNNNNNNNNNNNNNNNNNNNNNNNNNNNNNNNNNNNNNNNNNNNNNNNNNNNNNNNNNNNNNNNNNNNNNNNNNNNNNNNNNNNNNNNNNNNNNNNNNNNNNNNNNNNNNNNNNNNNNNNNNNNNNNNNNNNNNNNNNNNNNNNNNNNNNNNNNNNNNNNNNNNNNNNNNNNNNNNNNNNNNNNNNNNNNNNNNNNNNNNNNNNNNNNNNNNNNNNNNNNNNNNNNNNNNNNNNNNNNNNNNNNNNNNNNNNNNNNNNNNNNNNNNNNNNNNNNNNNNNNNNNNNNNNNNNNNNNNNNNNNNNNNNNNNNNNNNNNNNNNNNNNNNNNNNNNNNNNNNNNNNNNNNNNNNNNNNNNNNNNNNNNNNNNNNNNNNNNNNNNNNNNNNNNNNNNNNNNNNNNNNNNNNNNNNNNNNNNNNNNNNNNNNNNNNNNNNNNNNTTCGTATACCGGAACTTTGCACTAACATAAGTCGCTCATACAGGATCAAAAagcattattattttttctttcaatagaccaataaatatatgtGCATTGTCGATTTAATACATTGATGCGcaagacaattgaacacaaaacgtcaatttGAAGTGATTaaggcgttgggtaaacataaaacttttaATTTAAAAGTGATCCGTAAAGATCTaatggcaggacaactccggaataaagaattgcttctctttcaaaataattttggtataaaaatatcaatatttaaaaacaagatatctcaaaaacaccaaattttacctccggcaaactttcagattcaATAGATCTttagtggtatattttgaagtaTGCATTAAATTTTGCCGAAGTTTgcaactttttggaaaaaagtgctagtaaaaatcatagtaattgtTACTATTTTGTCCAAAAACCATTTCAAATGacccgaaaaattgtaaagttggtattaTAAGACGCAGCCTACTTtcattaacacgtgtgaagtattaaaattgataaattttcaaataacattcaaaatgattatgaaaacgtgattttcatacaaattttactATTTCTAGtataattttgttttttgaagTCACATaacgttggtgtcttcggcgactttacttatttttgcacgctctacaactttgcagaagacggaaaacctctaggacgtaaaacaaaaaagttagtaccGCAGCGCcgcctatgcggcaaaattaccaactagcTTTCATCACCATATAAAAGTGCAGGTAAAAtgaatacaagtctccgaagacaccaactcaaaaaaatgcactcccaaaacgctagaggtttttacttgctagatcccgctcgtggcccagtgtgcactggttgcaagcaaccactatttagaaatctttgcctgcgcgtgtataaagcaccacaactgcaaagcagatgttccgaggttttacgttccgtattacagaaacgacagatatcactctgaatatggccaatatttttcaagtgatacctgctcgggcagtgtccagttactaggccaatgtatgtacatagagctctcttgttgagctctaagagctttttggttttataagcatttggtgttataaatcgttttgactgattgcaatttttgacgtccatccaattggatatcaccctctgctcagcccagcatttcaggtccatttttattgtatagtttgatataccgcagaatggttctgggcagGCAAACTGTAAATCGGAACCACTTTTAgtaagctcgtctgccatttcattcccttcaatgccacagtgacctggaaccaagtataagtttactgaattcccttggcacagcctgcgcagtgaaagaatgcattcccagacaaactttgaagtacatttgtaagcgcacaatgcttttagtgcagcttgactatctgagaaaatacaaatatttgcatatctgtattttctctcaaggcagatatttgcgcatttcaaaatagcaagaatctctgcttgaaacaccgtaggatagtgtcccatcgccactgatgtttgtattccagggccgtagattcctgctcccgtttttattccaacttttgagccatctgtatagaatttgagtgatccttgacgaacagtgggacctccgacttcccaatctgcacgagttgtttcgtgcaacttgtacgGAACATCATGGTTTTTCACAGATTctatccagtctttaatcattttcatctaTTTTCATTACTGGCTTATTTTCGAAGTacatattgtgaaatgctcaggtgacctacaagatcacctggcataaacttttcaccTCGTTCAAGTCTCaacaattccttttctgcttctaattgcacgtactcgtgcaaaggtagcagattgagaatcgcatctgaagcttttgatggagtgcttcgcatcgcttctgtaatagcaatggacgcaagacgttgaattttcgcaacctttgattgcgtggtagcctcttttgtttttggccaccagacaaacgaagcataggtactaagacagcggttctgggagaatcttgttgctcatcataaaatagtttactatttcgtgtcagaactccaagaatctttcgtttattggaccatgacccttgaataagcgccacttccattccttcttttttaaaccttcgactcaacacagcagaagcaccttttgcgtgatgaaggttcaCCTGTACGAACTTGATTCCTGCcataaaaaaatttcatttacccccttttattaagcctcggaattgagacgtaagaaaagtggccgattatcccggagacaaataaggtccactgcgtcattgctccgtttaacacagtaagggcaaaatactgtggagggtgccctggtactccacaggctccgttcacggttaagttttcaTTAAACccctctaaccattcattcctaggcacggtacgcttgacaccatgaattaggggccgcctgtttggtggacttctttattttacgtcctagagacttggcgtcttcggcaaaaatgtttattttggcaaaataaacaactctttctcagacgtcaaaattccacagcctactgttttcgagttatttaaaaaataaaaaccaatcaatgaaaaaaaaaccctgattaatccacctagtggtgatagcgcctttctcgtcgaatatgtactcatgatgtcgacgtaggccgaagtgttcctgaatcctgagaatactttattgagaaaagcaagaattttatcaaagccattatcgagtagaaaaacttattgatgacgcatattccgacgttatgttcaacgtataggcagagcttaaaaatatcagagctctcagttgactgcttgaccaccttcactgtcatggaggccaatcaatatgaagacgatgattacaagctaagatataacctttttcacaaccacagaccaggttggggtcgtcgacaaagttttttctgtacacttcaggctatattttattatcgctgattacaagatccatgtaaaattgagcaaaaaaaaagcaagcaagtgaaatttcccaaactaaatcccaataaaatttcaaccccattacagagcgcgagggcgcaaccagtcacatcagaattttATGTAGTAATtatagacgcaaaaggggattgaaaaaaaatgttcagggctgttgcgattaaattttaaatttcccatacaacgttgaatgtaaggatgagtaggaatctgaaatggtgtgatttgatgagttctgagatcactttagttttgtcatgatgaagagaacaattacacatatctatcgcttgctatgattttgctcacttccgtagttccggcaaagcacccaaagttggttctgtaaaactgctggtagtctctaatgtggtttgagtctattttcttgctaaccggtaatcaggttatcaaaaaagccgcaatttgacgtgtggcatgtgtttgtttggttaacttttgtatatggccacttccggcgggacacccggaaccacaaacactaccggtagtaacttatgtagtctgcgcctattttcttactaaccgttcaccaggtaatcgaaaaggccgtgatttgatgcaccgaatgcatgagtttggttcaattttacattttaccacttacgtcgagacatctggaaccaggacagtaccaattgtcccaaatatggcatgaaactagtttcctctaactgttcacctgatttcctagaaagccacgaattggtgtgtcacatgcatgggtttggatcatttttacattttagcaattccagcaggacacccggaaccgattctggaacactaccggtagtcttcaatgtgatctgagactattttcttcctgatcgttcttcaggttatcgaaaaagccggtatttaatgaaccgcacgcatgtgtttagtttccttccacattcgtccacttccggcgggacacccggaatcggttctggaacactaccggttttccctaatgtggtctgagattttttttttattaaccgttcatcagattacctaaaaagctgcgatttggtgtgtcacatgcatgggtttggttctcttttacatttgatcacttccggcgggacaactgcaaccgattccggaacactaccggtagtttctaatgtagtctggttctattttcttgctaatcgttcatcgggttttcgaaaaagccgcaatttgatgaattgcatgcattagtttggttcACTTaggtatttggccacttccgacgggacactcggaatcggtttcggaacaccttcggttcagatatggtctaagactaagcagatatggtctaagactacgCAGGAaaacttaccgttcatcaggttatcagaaaagccgcaatttggtgtgtcgcatgcatgggtttggttcacttttgtatttggccaattccggcgcgacactcggaaccggttccgaaacactacctgtagtttctaatgtggtgtgagcctattttcttgctaaccgtttatcagattatcgagaaagccgcgatttgatgtgtcgcgtgcacaggtttgctccactttaatatttggccacttccggcgggacacccggaaccggttcgggaatactaccggttcagatatggtctgagactattttcctgcataccgttaatcaggttatcgaaaaagccgctatttgatgtgtcgcatgcatggatttggatcacttttttatttggccacttccggcgggacacccggaaccggttctggaacactaccggtcagatatggtctgagagtattttcctgcataccgttcatcaggttatggaaaatgccgcggttttatgtgtcgcatgcatagggttgtagcattttcatatctggccccttcctggggtaccggtccggaacacctaaatgggcataactccggaacggctggaccgatccaaaccattttcaataggaaacaatgggaccagattccgcgtcgaatgaaccatcggtcattaaaatcggttgaggtttactgtcaaaaagtgatgtgagttttttgtacacacacatacacacatacatacatacacacacacatacatacacacagacatcacctcaattcgtcgagatgagttgattggtatatgtgactcgaccctccgggccttgtatcaaaaagccatttttgtagtgaacatatagcctttccagtacacttagtgtacgagaaaggcaaaaaacagttttttaagctaattttgacatttttaccagaaaccatgtgagtttaattttttcctaatgcataatgtgtcattaaaaattaaaaataaaaatacaaattcgaaaaaacagtgtgaatttcatgccttaatatctcgcaaagcgcaaaaaatcgcaacttcaacttgcttagcaaatacgaagcaatactaggtgaacatactgccaaaaatttggagaggtattttttggtgtttttgagataatagctttttagtaacagtatatgtATGTATAAGTAGTGctagcatgtaactttttactgttacacattagatagtttatgtcttcgaaaaagttgttcattttgactaaa contains:
- the LOC109425749 gene encoding uncharacterized protein LOC109425749 isoform X1, with product MPSVGVLLIASVLCLAAPVHMSDEVSLFPTDSLTIVEGAGFLAYLIPANAGDYGRWIHCSVNVSGSSYSLDSDQIHVVDGMTSVQRFNATVCGIRVQNVRKSLDSWMLSALDSESKSVEKTLLVEVFTPKKIGIMNVTISDTSSSYTVTCPEDTSRRYCRILDASDNSYDGCSQTFQITWSTARFRCRILYWGDMDETETVINVIVEKSMRDVTWSIEENDAHVVLNCHYRSSVSPCRALSVASQRQMMLLDGHLAERYSAYNTRVSQGICALEIRKPLLREDYGVWRIYLPLTLTDLTGCVFNLKDKQNQQEDEDDDALLVPPPSKLVDVFHDPLSSATTTTELSCEAPYAIEYCYLTGPLGGNYVPERFDRLKTLGMCNFRVSNITSGIWACGFNDESGGEDRLNYFNVNVYKQPGKAVTPEIKASKGDGNKRMLCRTILDLTIEICRFISPNGEVHALSENFVPSEESRFRYHGAGLREGECGVEIAEVERADFGRWKCAIKVQGKDYAIEMDLIEEVISTTMIVVISIVATVVACAVGGFFAYKKLNARQRVQYQVRLGSSTGGLSTASNGA
- the LOC115253452 gene encoding N-acetylglucosamine-1-phosphotransferase subunits alpha/beta, translated to MRFCFLPRLTGTFRLRCCCLVTILALITLSYYLIDSLIITHTSNSRCAKCYQPIDVVYTWVNGSDQRFLDQLKLYSLVRDKARYDDKNELKYSLRSLEKFAPWVRKVYIVTNGQIPFWLNLDNPRVQIVQHADIADEDTTLPTFSSATIETFIHKIPGLSENFLYLNDDIFLGAALFPDDLITLSEGVKVFTAWQVPDCASDCPWMFVGDGSCDSHCYVEECQFDGGDCDHPDYQNHMHEMEDYNMSTEEGEDTFIDVPKTFPKNGKKSDNIRDIYEMFKRSNNGSSTKQLVEKFNKEKLKSNKSNSKKNSAQGDPERVVGDARSEERMSNSQDIFAHSLIHTNKIFNQIYGFKNRKVLAHVGFLLNVNIVEAMLVRFRKDFSVTKSHRFRERNDLQYAFTYYHFLMSESRNKSVSEIFDDFDTDGSGTWSDREIRTLLTKIYNLPLDWSAVRYFEEVVTNCSLQQNNFVPLEHQEEQRIVYPTLVYERYEDSTIPTVTKSLVLACHELTDMMKMNFAQTPLYKYHVNQKTGIYSNFKMLTSNITQVVDALDELRKNPKKFNCINDNLSEDNPEENQLISALLEDFYLSLFPVRSQFELENNYRNRFQYYDDYRAWFARKTLFRNGVYAFCLVAFLVCVKMLCFRHKGKFARTLVFLSSRTDYNTI